From the Deinococcus radiophilus genome, one window contains:
- a CDS encoding lipoate--protein ligase: MHYICNADNHDVTVNLALETYLVRNRLVDGPLLLFYINDPCVIVGRNQNTIEEINREYIDEHGVQVVRRLSGGGAVYQDGGNLCYCFIKDDDGSFRDFASFTGPVVQALQYLGAEEAALRGRNDLVIGEQKISGNAMYVAGGRMTAHGTLLYDVNLGNVAAALTPPKEKIESKGIKSVRARVTNIRPHLAPEYQTLSTGEFRDEILRQLAVQSGEEMVEYRLTEEDWQAIEKIRQEYFLNWDWNFGRSPDFSLEKRCKFPAGLIDVRMNVEKKHIQDIRIYGDFFAQDDVADLERALTGVPYRPEDITAALEPFDLSRYFGAVERDEFVRLLI, from the coding sequence ATGCACTATATCTGCAACGCTGACAACCATGACGTGACCGTCAACCTGGCGCTGGAAACCTATCTGGTCCGCAATCGCCTGGTGGACGGCCCGCTGCTCCTCTTTTACATCAACGACCCCTGCGTGATCGTGGGCCGCAACCAGAACACCATTGAAGAAATCAACCGTGAATACATCGATGAACACGGGGTACAGGTTGTGCGCCGCCTATCGGGGGGAGGCGCGGTCTACCAGGACGGGGGCAATCTCTGTTACTGCTTTATCAAGGACGATGACGGCTCGTTCCGCGACTTCGCCAGCTTTACGGGTCCGGTGGTGCAGGCGCTTCAGTACCTCGGTGCCGAGGAAGCTGCCTTGCGTGGACGCAATGATCTGGTGATCGGCGAGCAGAAGATTTCCGGCAACGCCATGTATGTGGCCGGGGGCCGGATGACCGCGCACGGCACGCTCCTGTACGACGTGAACTTGGGCAATGTGGCCGCTGCGCTGACCCCGCCCAAGGAGAAGATCGAATCCAAGGGCATCAAATCGGTGCGCGCCCGCGTCACCAACATTCGCCCACACCTTGCCCCGGAGTATCAGACACTCAGTACCGGCGAATTTCGCGATGAAATCCTGCGCCAACTGGCAGTCCAGAGTGGCGAGGAGATGGTGGAATACAGGCTGACGGAGGAGGACTGGCAGGCAATCGAGAAAATCCGCCAGGAATATTTCCTGAACTGGGACTGGAATTTCGGGCGCTCACCGGACTTCAGCCTCGAAAAGCGCTGCAAGTTCCCTGCGGGCCTGATTGACGTGCGGATGAACGTGGAGAAAAAGCACATCCAGGATATCCGCATCTATGGTGATTTCTTTGCGCAGGACGACGTAGCCGATCTTGAGCGGGCACTGACCGGGGTGCCGTACCGCCCGGAGGACATCACTGCGGCGCTGGAGCCGTTTGATTTGTCGCGCTACTTCGGGGCCGTGGAGCGGGATGAGTTCGTGCGTTTGCTCATCTGA
- a CDS encoding DNA polymerase/3'-5' exonuclease PolX has protein sequence MADLTRAALSRKDLVRALNQTADLLDVLGSDEGGFRATAYRSAARSLDRLEASSEDLQATQFAGVPKVGKGIAQELLAYLATGRFAPLDEVAEQVPEGVQGLFVVRGLGPKKVRALWDAGIDSVPRLLAAAQSGELAGIKGFGAKGAQALGEAAEFVLRSQDRFLLSSALQAAEAAQARLQAAGLTAQPGGELAGQRDTLSGAELLAGGDAAAWASALAGLEGWESIGEEGGTLVGRLAGVPLTVRPRGAAPAQAAYAPFGEPEHAGLQLPDPESLIQVKDIQGMLHTHSVWSDGTATLRAMLDETLRLGHSYLGTGDHSQAAAYAGGLAPERLREYTAEIRAMQAEGLPILAGAEVDILADGSLDYPDDLLAELDYVVASVHSNFGLSQAAQTGRLVRAASHPLVNILGHPTGRLLLRREGYAVDIDAVLEACAAHDTAAEINANPWRLDLRWQDALRWRGRVQFSINTDAHSLGGLRDLRYGVMIAQKAGLTPADVVNCLSAEDFRRWARG, from the coding sequence ATGGCTGACTTGACCCGCGCTGCACTGTCCCGCAAAGACCTGGTCCGCGCCCTGAACCAGACCGCCGACCTGCTGGATGTGCTGGGCAGCGATGAGGGCGGCTTCCGGGCCACCGCCTACCGCAGCGCCGCCCGCAGCCTGGACCGCTTGGAGGCCAGTTCGGAGGATTTACAGGCCACACAGTTTGCTGGCGTCCCCAAAGTGGGCAAAGGCATCGCGCAGGAGCTGCTGGCTTACCTGGCTACGGGCCGCTTTGCCCCACTGGACGAGGTGGCCGAGCAGGTACCCGAAGGGGTGCAGGGCCTTTTTGTGGTGCGGGGCCTAGGACCGAAAAAGGTACGCGCTCTGTGGGACGCGGGCATTGACTCGGTGCCCCGCTTGCTGGCGGCGGCCCAAAGCGGTGAGCTGGCTGGGATCAAGGGCTTCGGGGCCAAGGGTGCTCAGGCGCTGGGAGAGGCCGCCGAGTTCGTGTTGCGCTCGCAGGACCGTTTTCTGCTGTCCAGCGCCCTGCAAGCCGCCGAGGCTGCCCAGGCGCGCTTGCAGGCGGCGGGCCTCACCGCGCAGCCGGGTGGCGAACTGGCAGGGCAGCGCGACACCCTGAGCGGCGCAGAGTTGCTGGCCGGGGGTGACGCGGCAGCCTGGGCCTCGGCGCTGGCGGGGCTGGAAGGCTGGGAAAGCATCGGAGAAGAGGGAGGGACGCTGGTGGGCCGCCTGGCGGGGGTACCGCTTACGGTGCGCCCACGTGGGGCGGCACCGGCGCAAGCGGCTTATGCGCCCTTCGGTGAACCCGAACACGCGGGGCTACAGCTGCCCGATCCGGAATCGCTCATTCAGGTCAAAGATATCCAGGGGATGCTCCACACCCACTCGGTCTGGTCCGACGGCACGGCGACCCTGCGGGCCATGTTGGATGAAACGCTGCGCCTCGGCCACAGTTACCTGGGAACCGGCGACCACTCGCAGGCGGCGGCCTATGCGGGCGGCCTGGCCCCGGAGCGGCTGCGCGAGTACACCGCCGAAATCAGGGCCATGCAGGCGGAAGGCCTCCCCATCCTGGCCGGGGCCGAGGTAGACATCCTGGCCGACGGCTCGCTCGATTACCCCGACGACCTCCTGGCCGAGCTAGATTATGTGGTCGCCAGCGTGCATTCCAACTTCGGGCTAAGTCAGGCCGCGCAGACGGGGCGGCTGGTGCGGGCCGCTTCACACCCACTGGTCAACATTCTGGGCCATCCCACCGGACGCTTGCTGTTGCGCCGTGAAGGCTACGCAGTGGATATAGACGCCGTGCTGGAGGCCTGCGCCGCTCACGACACCGCCGCTGAGATCAACGCCAATCCCTGGCGGCTGGACCTGCGCTGGCAGGACGCGCTGCGCTGGCGCGGCCGGGTGCAGTTCTCTATCAACACAGACGCACATTCGCTGGGCGGCCTGCGTGACCTACGTTACGGTGTGATGATCGCCCAGAAAGCGGGTCTGACCCCGGCAGACGTGGTGAATTGCCTCAGCGCCGAGGACTTCCGCCGCTGGGCACGCGGCTAA
- a CDS encoding nitric oxide synthase oxygenase, which yields MADSCFADTEWNRFLTLYAQETGKAARRPGGGPYVPTSAELTFAARVAWRNAPRCVGRAYWPSLEVRDLRHLHDPVAVFQALQEHLRWAWNGGRIRSMMSVFGPEVQILNPQLLRYAGYADGLGDPQNRKLTARLTELGWQPPAQRSAFDLLPLALRVGAQTRLFSWDAADVHEVEIIHPDVGPLGLKWHALPVVSDMELRFGGLTYPCAPFNGWYLQTEIAARNLADRSRYDALPGLAVQLGLDTSRERTLWRDRALVEMNRAVLHSFDRAGVRMDDHHSLTQQFVAFEERERAAGRQVNGQWDWLIPPLSPATTPVWERHYRERPLTPGLFHRAGTCPQAPADIP from the coding sequence ATGGCTGACTCCTGCTTCGCTGACACCGAATGGAACCGTTTCCTGACACTGTATGCCCAGGAGACGGGGAAGGCGGCGCGGCGCCCCGGCGGCGGCCCCTATGTCCCCACCTCCGCCGAGCTGACCTTTGCAGCGCGGGTGGCTTGGCGCAATGCCCCGCGCTGTGTGGGCCGTGCCTACTGGCCGTCCCTGGAGGTGCGCGACCTGCGGCATCTGCATGACCCGGTCGCCGTGTTCCAGGCGCTCCAGGAGCATCTGCGGTGGGCCTGGAACGGGGGCCGCATCCGCAGCATGATGAGCGTCTTCGGCCCAGAGGTGCAGATTCTGAACCCGCAGCTGCTGCGCTACGCCGGGTACGCCGACGGCCTGGGCGACCCGCAGAACCGCAAACTGACTGCGCGGCTGACGGAGCTGGGCTGGCAGCCCCCGGCGCAGCGTTCGGCGTTTGACCTGTTGCCACTGGCACTCCGGGTGGGCGCACAGACGCGGCTGTTCAGCTGGGACGCCGCCGACGTGCATGAGGTCGAGATCATCCACCCCGACGTAGGACCGCTGGGCCTCAAGTGGCACGCCCTGCCGGTGGTCAGTGACATGGAGCTGCGTTTTGGGGGCCTGACCTATCCCTGCGCGCCTTTCAACGGCTGGTATCTTCAGACCGAAATCGCGGCCCGCAACCTGGCCGACCGCAGCCGCTACGACGCCTTGCCCGGGCTGGCTGTGCAACTGGGTCTTGACACCTCGCGTGAGCGGACGCTGTGGCGCGACCGGGCGCTGGTTGAGATGAACCGCGCCGTGCTGCATTCCTTTGACCGGGCGGGCGTGCGGATGGACGACCACCATAGCCTGACCCAGCAGTTCGTGGCCTTTGAGGAGCGCGAGCGAGCGGCGGGGCGGCAGGTGAACGGCCAGTGGGACTGGTTGATTCCGCCGCTGTCCCCGGCCACCACCCCCGTCTGGGAGCGGCACTACCGTGAGCGTCCGCTGACGCCGGGGTTGTTTCACCGTGCGGGCACCTGTCCGCAGGCGCCAGCAGACATCCCCTAG
- a CDS encoding winged helix-turn-helix domain-containing protein, translating to MTTPHIATSQQAALLLDPRLLPALHALMRGPLSVGDLAQECGLSGRRAYSLVQKLQRSGITQQVGTRPHRGRPVRLYQAAQPWLVPYAQTGAASVAEFFWQQHGGGLRQLVGKVAQASMQERDDWGYWLEAGRFEVGNRSGPVTDLWTGDAPQLLPLRELRLGDADAAEFKRRLNALLNEFEGRATPDMPPLALALTQGNWWATEEGQMSKRTNSSRSTAPK from the coding sequence ATGACCACCCCCCACATCGCCACTTCCCAGCAGGCTGCCTTGTTGCTGGACCCGCGCCTGCTGCCGGCGCTGCATGCGCTGATGCGGGGGCCGCTCAGCGTGGGCGATCTGGCGCAGGAGTGCGGCCTGAGTGGGCGGCGCGCCTACAGCCTGGTGCAGAAGTTGCAGCGCTCAGGCATCACCCAGCAGGTGGGCACGCGCCCCCACCGGGGCAGACCCGTGCGGCTTTATCAGGCTGCGCAGCCCTGGCTGGTGCCCTACGCCCAGACCGGGGCCGCCAGCGTGGCCGAATTTTTCTGGCAGCAACATGGAGGCGGATTGCGCCAGTTGGTGGGCAAGGTGGCCCAGGCGTCCATGCAGGAGCGGGACGACTGGGGCTACTGGCTAGAAGCCGGGCGCTTCGAGGTGGGCAACCGGAGCGGCCCGGTGACTGACCTGTGGACCGGGGACGCGCCCCAGCTGCTGCCCCTGCGTGAACTGCGGCTGGGCGACGCCGACGCTGCCGAATTCAAACGCCGCCTGAACGCACTGCTGAACGAATTCGAAGGCCGGGCTACCCCAGACATGCCGCCGCTGGCGCTGGCCCTGACCCAGGGCAACTGGTGGGCCACAGAGGAGGGTCAGATGAGCAAACGCACGAACTCATCCCGCTCCACGGCCCCGAAGTAG
- a CDS encoding MFS transporter, producing the protein MLNAAYAPLQALVPAAMQDLGYGAAGYSHVLLVEMLGTLAAGLLLGWQGDRLPLRAVVLGGYSLAALGLLYLALSGTYPAHLIAALSVGAGLGISGPPLMALVGRQVPPELRGRAFGLLGAVSMLGMPLALLAVAPLAERWSQGTFYAVAAGTLVGSAALLWRALAAASLPDPSVGHSASSASTNS; encoded by the coding sequence GTGCTGAATGCGGCGTATGCGCCGCTACAAGCCCTGGTCCCGGCGGCCATGCAAGACCTGGGTTACGGCGCTGCCGGATACAGTCATGTGTTGCTGGTGGAAATGCTGGGCACACTGGCAGCGGGCCTGCTGTTGGGGTGGCAGGGCGACCGCTTGCCACTGCGCGCCGTGGTGCTGGGCGGCTACAGTTTGGCGGCTCTGGGCCTCCTTTATCTGGCGCTGAGTGGCACATATCCGGCGCATCTCATCGCCGCGTTGAGTGTGGGCGCTGGCCTGGGCATCAGTGGCCCGCCGCTGATGGCGCTGGTGGGCCGCCAGGTGCCGCCCGAATTGCGGGGACGTGCATTCGGCCTGCTGGGAGCAGTCAGTATGTTGGGCATGCCGCTAGCCCTGCTGGCCGTGGCTCCCCTGGCTGAGCGGTGGTCTCAGGGCACGTTTTACGCGGTGGCTGCCGGGACGCTGGTGGGGTCGGCAGCGCTGCTGTGGCGGGCATTGGCCGCTGCATCGCTGCCTGACCCCAGCGTGGGTCACTCCGCCAGCAGCGCCTCTACGAACTCGTGA
- the lepB gene encoding signal peptidase I, producing the protein MPATVSPPRLHQFWAVGWPYLLTALLGLVLAYGVSLARVSGDSMRPTLQSGNLLLLQKYPRWLDPDFPQRGDLVVFRGPPGSPYSYADHQWLGLEWRTRPAHIKRVLATAGDRVEARKGGVVVNGQALAESYTLPGYVDDFGPLTLDAGEVWVMGDNRLVGSSLDSRTYGPIRVQDVVGQAKMRLWPTPRALALTATK; encoded by the coding sequence ATGCCCGCGACTGTTTCTCCCCCGCGTCTGCACCAGTTCTGGGCTGTTGGCTGGCCCTATCTGCTCACGGCGCTACTGGGGCTGGTTCTGGCCTACGGCGTCTCACTGGCACGGGTGAGCGGTGATTCCATGCGGCCCACCCTCCAAAGCGGCAACCTGCTGCTGCTGCAGAAATATCCGCGCTGGCTGGACCCGGATTTTCCACAGCGCGGTGACCTCGTGGTGTTCAGAGGCCCGCCAGGTAGCCCTTATTCCTATGCGGACCACCAGTGGTTGGGACTGGAGTGGCGAACCCGCCCAGCCCATATCAAGCGGGTGCTGGCCACGGCTGGAGACCGCGTGGAGGCGCGGAAAGGTGGGGTCGTGGTCAATGGTCAGGCCCTGGCCGAAAGCTACACGCTGCCCGGCTATGTGGACGATTTTGGGCCGCTGACTCTGGACGCAGGTGAAGTGTGGGTCATGGGCGACAACCGCCTGGTGGGCAGCAGCCTGGACTCGCGGACTTACGGTCCTATACGGGTACAGGACGTGGTGGGCCAGGCCAAGATGCGGCTGTGGCCGACACCGCGTGCATTGGCGCTGACCGCAACGAAATGA
- a CDS encoding tetratricopeptide repeat protein, translating to MNGFPLLAGGLLITAALALGLQTLQAAPESAATPPPAEVAPAPALPATEPLPATSQEQAAPTPDATEAAEEARSEVIPTPEVTAAEVSAPPTPTLPASASLPGLRHEYQRLNNCGPATLGTAMSVWGTPDTQYDIAPAVRPAAGDVNVTPAELAAYARAQGLDTHLAPGGSIDLIRGLLSEGIPVIVHTWFVTDDGGMGHFRVPTGYDDAAQKFLALDSYLGPLGMDYAAFDELWRTFGRTYLAVYPPEQGAAVTALLGDQADPQVAKQSHLEAALAEAQARDDAVGWLTAGQAALNIGDARMASLYFDRAFAAAPNPALDPTRPSWVQGGLPWRTLWYTFGPLEAYTRTARYADVLRLSGNILRDVPSHEEAHYWRGRALAGLGRTAEARAAYTEALRLRPQFAAAQQALARL from the coding sequence ATGAACGGTTTCCCCCTGCTCGCGGGAGGACTGCTGATCACCGCAGCGCTGGCCCTGGGCCTACAGACGCTGCAAGCGGCTCCCGAATCCGCCGCCACGCCGCCCCCCGCCGAAGTCGCACCCGCCCCTGCACTCCCAGCGACGGAGCCACTGCCTGCCACCTCACAGGAACAGGCCGCACCCACGCCAGATGCAACCGAGGCCGCTGAAGAAGCCCGCTCGGAAGTTATCCCCACGCCTGAAGTGACCGCGGCGGAGGTGTCTGCACCGCCCACACCAACCCTGCCCGCCAGCGCCAGTCTCCCTGGCCTGCGTCACGAGTACCAGCGCCTCAACAACTGCGGCCCGGCCACCCTCGGGACAGCCATGAGCGTGTGGGGAACGCCAGACACCCAGTACGACATCGCGCCAGCAGTCCGCCCCGCTGCGGGCGACGTGAACGTGACGCCCGCAGAGCTGGCTGCCTACGCCCGCGCTCAGGGGTTGGACACACACCTTGCCCCCGGAGGCAGCATCGACCTGATCCGTGGCCTGCTCAGCGAAGGGATTCCCGTGATCGTCCACACCTGGTTCGTGACGGATGACGGCGGCATGGGCCACTTCCGGGTCCCTACCGGCTACGACGACGCGGCGCAGAAATTCTTGGCACTGGACTCGTACCTGGGGCCGCTGGGCATGGACTACGCGGCCTTCGATGAACTGTGGCGGACTTTCGGGCGCACCTATCTGGCGGTGTATCCCCCGGAGCAGGGCGCGGCGGTCACGGCCCTGCTGGGCGATCAGGCCGACCCGCAAGTGGCCAAGCAGAGTCACCTGGAAGCGGCACTGGCCGAAGCGCAGGCGCGCGACGACGCCGTGGGCTGGCTGACGGCAGGACAGGCGGCGCTGAATATCGGGGACGCACGGATGGCCAGCCTCTACTTTGACCGGGCCTTTGCCGCGGCCCCCAACCCGGCGCTGGACCCCACCCGCCCCAGCTGGGTGCAGGGCGGCCTGCCCTGGCGCACGCTGTGGTACACCTTCGGGCCGCTGGAGGCCTATACCCGCACGGCCCGCTACGCCGACGTGCTGCGGCTGAGCGGCAACATTCTGCGCGACGTTCCCAGCCACGAAGAGGCCCACTATTGGCGGGGCCGCGCCCTGGCGGGCCTGGGCCGCACCGCCGAAGCCCGCGCCGCCTACACCGAAGCCCTGCGCCTGCGGCCCCAGTTTGCGGCGGCGCAGCAGGCCCTGGCTAGGCTATAG
- a CDS encoding FKBP-type peptidyl-prolyl cis-trans isomerase translates to MSELKVDKYQEGSGETAKKGDVVSVHYTGTLENGQKFDSSHDRGEPIQFVLGGGQVIQGWDQGIQGLRVGDKAKLTIPSDLAYGPAGIAGVIPGGATLIFDVELVGVRQG, encoded by the coding sequence ATGAGTGAACTCAAAGTAGACAAGTATCAAGAAGGCAGCGGCGAAACCGCCAAGAAGGGTGACGTGGTGAGCGTTCATTACACCGGTACCCTGGAAAACGGCCAGAAGTTCGATTCCAGCCACGACCGTGGTGAGCCGATCCAGTTCGTGCTGGGTGGCGGTCAAGTCATTCAGGGTTGGGACCAGGGCATCCAGGGGCTGCGCGTGGGGGACAAGGCCAAACTGACCATTCCCAGCGATCTGGCCTACGGTCCTGCGGGCATCGCGGGCGTGATTCCCGGCGGTGCCACGCTGATTTTTGATGTAGAGCTGGTCGGCGTGCGCCAGGGCTAA
- a CDS encoding MFS transporter yields MSAQFPPIWHHRSLIVWLLSVAQSRFGSALSGVALSFLVLDQTGSVGSLSLTLALAFLPTVLMPLAGVWLDRLNLRWVLMLTDLANAALQLSLGGAALLLGHLPPALIYAAALLGGLVGAWSQPAARSALPRLVPPEELTRAGGLLSSAVQVALLLGFLTGGLLVARLGAPLALLLDGLTYLFSALAVAVWVKLPEVAPAQREGAGY; encoded by the coding sequence ATGTCCGCCCAATTTCCGCCGATATGGCACCACCGTTCCCTGATCGTCTGGCTGCTCAGCGTGGCCCAGAGCCGCTTTGGTTCAGCGCTGTCGGGGGTGGCGCTGAGTTTTCTGGTGCTGGACCAGACCGGGTCGGTGGGCAGCCTCTCGCTGACGCTGGCCCTGGCCTTTTTGCCGACCGTGCTGATGCCGCTGGCGGGCGTATGGCTGGACCGCCTGAACCTGCGGTGGGTGCTGATGCTGACCGACCTGGCCAACGCCGCGCTGCAACTCAGTCTGGGCGGCGCGGCGCTGTTGCTGGGCCATTTGCCGCCCGCGCTGATCTACGCCGCAGCGCTGTTGGGTGGGCTGGTGGGGGCCTGGTCACAGCCTGCGGCCCGCAGTGCGCTGCCCCGGCTGGTCCCACCTGAGGAGTTGACCCGCGCAGGTGGGCTGCTGAGCAGTGCGGTGCAGGTGGCCTTGCTGCTGGGCTTTTTGACGGGCGGCCTATTGGTAGCGCGGCTCGGCGCACCGCTCGCCCTACTGCTGGACGGCCTGACCTACCTGTTTTCGGCTCTGGCCGTGGCCGTATGGGTCAAGTTACCGGAGGTAGCGCCGGCGCAGCGCGAGGGGGCGGGCTACTGA
- a CDS encoding alpha/beta hydrolase, giving the protein MAVTPQSVRQRRWLTVLAAGTLALTLGSCAALNPVQTLNRTVSTAGLTVQTDLVYGSTERQKLDIYAPQNVRGAPTVLFIHGGSWANGNKEDYRFVGESLARAGYVVGVMNYRLAPQFRYPSYIQDSAQALAFLRSQAARYGGSPDNLFLMGHSAGAFNAVETAVNERWLREAGVPISAVRGVIGLAGPYSYDFRDFPSRNAFPEGGLPDEIMPDRHVRPDAPPHLLLTAENDQTVHPQNAINMERALRAAGAQVERREVARVDHVTIAGALARPLTWLGKTRADVLEFIEAQRLR; this is encoded by the coding sequence ATGGCCGTTACCCCTCAGTCTGTCCGCCAGCGCCGCTGGCTCACTGTGCTTGCCGCTGGCACGCTGGCCCTGACTCTGGGCAGCTGCGCTGCGCTGAATCCTGTTCAGACCCTCAACCGTACGGTTTCCACGGCGGGACTCACGGTGCAAACCGACCTGGTCTACGGCAGCACCGAGCGTCAGAAGCTGGACATTTACGCCCCTCAGAATGTGCGGGGCGCGCCCACCGTACTGTTTATCCACGGCGGCAGCTGGGCCAATGGCAACAAGGAGGACTACCGCTTCGTGGGTGAGAGCCTGGCCCGCGCCGGCTATGTGGTGGGCGTGATGAACTACCGTCTGGCCCCGCAGTTCCGCTACCCCAGCTACATTCAGGACAGCGCCCAGGCTCTGGCTTTCTTGCGCTCACAGGCCGCCCGGTATGGCGGCAGCCCCGATAACCTGTTCCTGATGGGCCACTCGGCGGGGGCCTTCAACGCCGTAGAAACCGCCGTGAACGAGCGCTGGCTGCGCGAAGCGGGCGTGCCGATTTCGGCAGTGCGCGGTGTGATCGGACTGGCGGGACCGTACTCCTATGACTTCCGCGATTTTCCCAGCCGCAACGCTTTTCCCGAAGGCGGCCTGCCGGATGAGATCATGCCTGACCGTCATGTGCGCCCGGACGCGCCGCCACATTTGCTGCTGACGGCTGAGAACGATCAGACGGTTCACCCACAGAACGCCATCAACATGGAGCGCGCCCTGAGGGCCGCTGGTGCTCAGGTAGAGCGCCGCGAGGTGGCCCGCGTGGATCACGTCACCATTGCCGGAGCGCTGGCCCGTCCCCTCACCTGGCTAGGAAAGACCCGCGCCGACGTGCTGGAGTTTATCGAAGCCCAGCGTTTGCGCTAA
- the lepA gene encoding translation elongation factor 4 produces MTGSPSIRNFSIIAHVDHGKSTLADRILEHLGAMGERDKRDQTLDTLELERERGITIKSTPIRLKYVREGGEEYIFNLIDTPGHVDFNYEVSRSLAACEGVLLLVDASQGVEAQTIVNAYLAIDNDLEIVPVVNKIDLPAADPEGAAQELEEVIGIPAEDAVFASGKTGVGVPDILEAIVEKIPAPSGDPAAPLKALIFDSFYDAYQGVILFVRVLEGTLSPKDQIHLMNAGKNFDVDKVGTFSPGLVVGDTLPAGAVGWVAAGIKDIQDAQVGDTLTGKERRTEEPFPGFKPAQPVVFSGLYPTDTEDYRKLREALEKLKLNDAAFNFEPETSEALGFGFRCGFLGLLHAEIIQERLEREYDLDLIATAPAVVYRVTLTNGEVFETQNPAEFPTRDRIELVEEPYIKLSVMVPEDYVGPIMGLLQERRGSMQTMNYIGKRVELVYEVPFAEILYDFHDRLKSISRGYASMDYEQIGYREGDLRKVDIMVNGDVIDALAVIVHESKSYSLGRKIVDKMAEVIPRQMFPVPVQATIGGKIIARATVKAYRKDVLAKCYGGDITRKKKLLEKQKKGRARMKQFGTVEVPQEAFLAVLSTED; encoded by the coding sequence ATGACTGGCAGTCCATCCATCCGCAACTTTTCTATCATCGCTCACGTGGATCACGGCAAATCTACGCTGGCCGACCGTATTCTTGAGCACCTGGGCGCGATGGGCGAGCGTGACAAGCGCGACCAGACCCTCGACACGCTGGAGCTGGAGCGTGAGCGCGGCATCACCATCAAGTCCACGCCGATTCGCCTGAAGTATGTCCGTGAGGGCGGTGAGGAGTACATCTTCAACCTGATTGACACGCCGGGTCACGTGGACTTCAACTACGAGGTCTCGCGTTCCCTGGCGGCCTGCGAGGGCGTGCTGCTGCTGGTGGACGCCTCGCAGGGGGTGGAGGCGCAGACCATCGTGAACGCCTACCTCGCCATCGACAACGACCTGGAAATCGTGCCGGTGGTGAACAAGATCGACCTGCCCGCCGCCGACCCTGAGGGCGCCGCGCAGGAACTCGAAGAGGTCATCGGCATTCCCGCCGAGGACGCCGTCTTCGCCAGCGGCAAGACCGGCGTGGGCGTGCCGGACATCCTCGAAGCCATCGTGGAGAAGATTCCCGCGCCGAGCGGCGACCCGGCGGCCCCGCTCAAGGCGCTGATCTTCGATTCTTTTTACGACGCTTACCAGGGCGTGATCCTGTTCGTGCGGGTGCTGGAAGGCACGCTGAGCCCCAAGGACCAGATTCACCTGATGAATGCGGGTAAAAACTTTGACGTGGATAAGGTCGGAACCTTCAGCCCCGGCCTGGTCGTGGGCGACACGCTCCCGGCGGGCGCGGTGGGCTGGGTGGCCGCCGGCATCAAGGACATTCAGGACGCGCAGGTGGGGGATACCCTGACCGGCAAGGAGCGGCGCACCGAGGAACCCTTCCCCGGCTTCAAGCCCGCGCAGCCGGTGGTGTTCAGCGGGCTGTATCCCACCGACACCGAGGACTACCGCAAGCTGCGCGAGGCGCTGGAAAAGCTGAAGCTGAACGACGCCGCCTTCAACTTCGAGCCGGAAACCTCCGAGGCGCTGGGCTTCGGCTTTCGCTGCGGCTTCCTGGGCCTACTGCACGCCGAAATCATTCAGGAGCGCTTGGAGCGCGAGTACGACCTGGACCTGATTGCCACCGCGCCCGCCGTGGTGTACCGGGTCACCCTGACCAACGGCGAAGTGTTCGAAACCCAGAACCCCGCCGAGTTTCCCACCCGTGACCGCATCGAGCTGGTCGAAGAACCCTACATCAAGCTGAGCGTGATGGTGCCCGAGGACTATGTTGGGCCCATCATGGGCCTACTGCAAGAGCGTCGGGGCAGCATGCAGACCATGAATTACATCGGCAAACGGGTGGAGCTGGTCTACGAGGTGCCGTTCGCGGAGATTCTCTACGACTTCCACGACCGCCTCAAGTCTATCTCGCGCGGCTACGCCAGCATGGACTACGAGCAGATCGGCTACCGCGAGGGCGACCTGCGCAAGGTGGACATTATGGTGAACGGCGACGTGATTGACGCGCTGGCCGTCATTGTCCACGAATCCAAGAGCTACAGCCTGGGCCGCAAGATCGTGGACAAGATGGCCGAGGTGATTCCCCGGCAGATGTTCCCGGTGCCGGTGCAGGCCACCATCGGCGGCAAGATCATCGCCCGCGCCACCGTCAAGGCGTACCGCAAGGACGTGCTCGCCAAGTGCTACGGCGGCGACATCACCCGCAAGAAGAAGCTGCTGGAAAAGCAGAAAAAAGGCCGCGCCCGCATGAAGCAGTTCGGCACGGTGGAGGTGCCGCAAGAAGCGTTCCTGGCGGTGCTGAGTACCGAGGACTAG